The following nucleotide sequence is from Diospyros lotus cultivar Yz01 chromosome 3, ASM1463336v1, whole genome shotgun sequence.
CTGAATATTTTCCATTGTTTGccagaaataaaaaaagaaaaagaaaaactatgaTATTGCAAATCAGGCGCAGGGAGTGGAGGCTCTTCTGTTAGCATCCATGCGAAGCTGTAGAGAGTAGCAGTGAACAGTTCACTTAAGGCTACAACGCaagtatctctctctctctctctcaggctTCGTTTGGCAATGCAGTTTGACCACTTTTAAGCTATTACTACAACGTTTAAGCTAGAAGATTTATTTAGTTATCTGTTTGGTTATGTCAAGAGCTTCAAAGCTCTATGGCTTAAACGCTTTTGTATTAGCGTTTAGATAAAGCTTTGGGACAGTAGCTTTTGCAGAAAAGCTAGTAAGAGCTGTTAAAGTTGACCAAGAAAAAGACAATCTTATCCTCTtccaattttaatatttacactTCTTATCCCTCAACCCTTTTCTTCTGCTTCAACGAATCTCTTTTCTCTCATACCATCAGTGCCTCCTCCATAATGCCATTGCTGCGAATCTCCTCCCACAACGATCACCACCGCCACCCAGCGCTGCCCATCGCTGCCCAGCACCACCTCCTGCTCCCAGCACCGCCTCTTGCTTCCAGCGCCGCAAACTGCCATCGCCATCTCCTGCTTCCAGATCTGCCATCATCATCGTTGCCGTTGCCCGGGGTCGCGTCTGCTGCCGCCTCTTGCTTCCAGATCTGCCTTCGCTGTTGCCATTGTTGTTGCCTTCATTGCTGATTGGGTATATCTACACTGCTCATCTCTGTAAAATGGATTGGGTTGCTGTTATTGTTGATCTTGCTGTTGCcttcattgttgttgttgtttccttcattgttgttgttgtttgccAAACGAACCTTGAATAGGAATATAAGGctcatataaaaatgtaaaattgctACTTGCAAGTCAAAAAAAATGGATTAGGTTTGTTGctgtttatataaaaatattgttgtttgtgtaataaaaatgttcatataaaaatgtaaaattgctACTTGCAAGTCAAAAAAAATGGATTGGGTTTGTTGTTGTACGTGTAAAAATATTGTTGTTTGTGTAATAAAAATGTCATTGCTATTTGCAAGTCAAAAAAATGGATTGGGCTTGTTGCTGTTTGTGGAAAAATGTTGCTTTTTGTGTAATAAACTTGCAAGTCATATAAAAATGttcattgttgttgtttatgtaatattatgtattttgtgaatAATGGTATATTCtagtttttggatgtttttgcaTGTTTCAGTTTGGAATGTTTCAATACAAATACTAACTGCATGTTTCAATACAAAAACTATATTGGAATGTTTCTGCATGTTTCAGTTTCTGCTTTGTTTGTCAATATGTTTGGATTTCTATCTCTCCCACATTGTATATTGGTTATGATATAGATGGATAAAGGAAAGAAACGGATGAACTATATTTCCAATACGGGATGACCCTCTGCTAAGTGGAATGACCATACACATCTACAATTTATAGAGCTAGTAGAACAAGAGATTCAAAAGAGAAACAGGCCAGGATCATTTATAAATAAGGATGGGTGGAAAAAATTTGGTCaagatttttaatgaaataacaGGAAAATGTTATGACAACAAGCAATTGAAAAACCACTGGGATTCTATGAAGAATGAATGGACACTATTTAAGCAAATGATACGATGAGAGTCAGGTTTGGGGTGGGATGAATCAAAGAAGACTATTGCGGCAGATAATGCTTGGTGGGAGTAGAAAATTAAGGTATTTTGATATGTTCTCcatatgataaatttttatattttataaactacTTGAGACACAATAAATGACAATTGTTTGCATTTGTGGGTTTACAGGAAAATGACAACTTTTGAAAATTCAGGAACAAAGACTTGTCCATCATATGGTTTCGCTATGATGGCTTATTCTCTGATATTGCAACAACTGGGGAAAAAGCACGAGCTCCAAGTCAATATCAACCTCCAACTCAACTATCGAGTACCGATAAAGAAGATGATGCAATTCAGCACACTGAGGATATAAATGATCTTGGAGAGCCATTTGATAGGGATCAAAGCCCCATTGATGCTGCAACTGGTGACGATTTGTTTCCAGAACCAAGCTGGCAACAAAGGAGATCATCGGCCCCTAAAAGGGATAGGAAGGAAAGGATGTCGAGTGCTGCCATGTTGAGGACAAATATTGAAGACTTAATGCAGCTATACACTAAGAGCACAAATACTACGAACTCTGTTGCTGGACCAGATGCAGAAAGTATTCCAAAATGCATGGAGGTATTGCAGCGTCTCCCCATTCAGGTTGGGTGTAAGTTGTGGAATTATGCTTGCACCCTTTTTACCAAGCCCCCGAATCGAACTGTCTTCATAAATCAACCATCTGATGAGGCAAGATTTGCTTGGTTGGACTACCTCCATCAGTTGTTTGAAGATCATCAGCCTCTACCATGAACTTTTTCCTTTAATATGTTTGAACTAATGTTATTTATGTTTGAGTATTATTGAGACTATTGTTGAGCGTGTTTTATGTTGAACATTGTTTGTTGTTGTGCGTGTTGGATGATGTGCTTCAACTTGTTAATGGTGTTTTATGTTTGAATgcaatttgatatatttttaaaattttatagacTTGACTTGTTAAGATCAACTagtattgatattaataaagCTCCATGCTTTACAGAATAATGGAAGATCAGGAGAATGACTACGATGAAGCAAATAATGAACAGGTTAATGCAGAATCAATGTTCTTATTCAGACAAACTGCAGGGGCGATTTTAAATTATTACGCCAAATACATGCTCAAGGAACCATGCCGTACATCTCAACGAACAAGTCATACACTCATGCACAAAATACTAAATGGTAATGAAACTCGATGTTACCAAGATTTTCGTAtgacaaaatcaatttttttggatttatGTCATGATTTAACCGAAACATATGATCTCACCCCTACACGAGGAATGTCTGTGCCTGAATTAGTCGGAATATTTTTGATGATTTGTGGGTATGGGGTTGGGAATCGATTAATACAAGAAATGTTCAATCATTCTGGTGAGACAATTAGTCGACAATTTCATAGAGTTTTGGTTGCTGTTAATAAGTTAGCTATTGATATTATTAAACCACATCCAAATTACAATGATGGGGAAGGATACCACAAACTGAATAATCCCAAGTATTTGCCATTCTTTAAGGTATTTATTAATACATTCTATTAACTTGTGATTATTCTTAGGTTAATTGTTGAAACATAATTCGAATATCTTACATTTTCATTACATGGTTGTATTGGAGCTATTGATGGTACTCATGTAAAGGCTCGGTTGCCACGAGGTGAGGAAGTACCATTATAGGACGTAAAGGATATCCAACCCAAAATATCTTTGCAATTGTAGATTTCAACATGTGTTTTACATTTGCATGGGCGAGGTGGGAGGGATCAGCTCATGATGCCAAAATATTTGGTGAAGCAATTCGTAGGTCCGACTTGAATTTTTCCCACCCAACAGGAGAGAAATATTATCTAGTAGATGCATGATACTCTCATACGACTGGATACATGGGGCCATACAAAGGTGAGAATATAAGATATCATCTTGAAGATTTTCGACGTGCAAGAACAAGCCAATTGCGTGCACCAAGAGGGCATAAAGAGTCATTCAATTACTTACATTCTTCTTGCAGAATGGTTGTTGAGCGGACTTTTTGAGTATGGAAGAAAAGATTTAGGGTTTTGGGAGATATGCCTGCATATAATTTTGATACCCAACGAGACATTGTTTTAGATACAATGGCCATCCATAActatattaaaaagaaagagGTACATGATGTTGCATTCACTACAGCTGAAAACGAAAATTATATTCTTGATGCACAATCTGTGACACCATTTGATGGTCAAAGAAACGATGAAGTGGACCAGAGTGATATTTATTGGATGGCAATGCGAGATGCTATAGCTCTAGATATTGGACAATCACGATAATTGTATGTCAATTTGACTCCCCCGAACAGGCAGAATAAAGTAATCATGACCTTCAACTTGGTTAGCTGGAAGGTGGTATTTCAGTTAAATTGTTTCTCCTGAACAATGGAATTGTTTTGCTTGTTACCGCCTGTAGTCTATTGTTCGCAATATATCAAACATTTATTCCACTTTTGATTAGCTATGGTGTTTTCCTTACAGATGGAAGATGACACTGATTGCTCTTTAGATTACCAATGAGATATATACACCTCCattgttgatttctttctcttcatttcttGACAATTAGCTTCAATTGATCAGCTGAATAAAGTATATGTTTTGGGGTGGGGATGCTGATGAATAGTTCCCCAAGTGCCTGCTCCCCCATCCATACGATGTAACGATTACATGCAAGGCTTTGATTTTGGGTTAAATTGGGTGCACAATGAGTCTGTTGGATTAGTGTGAGAAATCCTAGACTTATAACAACATCATCAAATTGTAGTTTGTGATTTTTCTGTTTATCTtgattatattttctaattttaaaatttgtaattcaaatttatttcattatcaattatTGTGTCATGTATAATTTTGTAATCTTGGTGttttatatcaaatttctagcgattcaaaacaaatataaatttaagtattaatatttatttaaatgaaaaatacaggatatgtaatgataaaatttaaaaataaataattttatataatatttcaacatatatattgaatatttttatgaattaaatttaaatttatacataaaataaaaaaattatatatttttaaaattattttataatttattaatatgtaattgtaagtattttagtaattgggcatcaattataatttttttttttaaaaaattatattttttgaattttatttgtatttttcaatatcatgtctattttagtctttttattaagTTCTAACAATTTATCAGCTtttacaaatcaaacacataactttacactaatagcttaaaagcatatttatccaaacacattatcagcTTAAACGCTATTATATAACTTAAACACTACCCAATTTAAACGCTgttaaaaaaaaacctaaccAAACTAATCCTCAAGCTGCCTTCAAACAGCTTGATCGTTTCTAATAGAAAATTTACAAATAACTAAGTTAAAGAAGCATGGAGATACTCAAAACCCTAGGATTCGCAGGTCTAATATGGAGAGCTTCAATAATCAACCAATTCTTGTGGGTAATTGAGTTTCGAAGCCCCGAATGATTGTAATGGCAAATTTTGTGCTTGAAATATtctgttgtgtgtgtgtgcgttcACTTGTTTGAACCCGTTGGATAACTTGGGTGTGCTTTATTGAGATTCTTGATTAACAGGGTTCTCCGGGTCTTCCCACGCTGGCGGAGCTATTATATTTGAAAAGGTACCCATTGATGTTCAATTAATTCAGGAACAGAGAAGTAGCCGCCGTACCTGTATTATTTAGGTTTGATGAAATAATTAGTGCCTTCGTACCTATTGGGTACAATAATTAGTTGCAGATGATCTACAATTCTGTACATATTACTGAAGAATGAATTTGCTGTAGTCTCTGTACGTATGTTTGCAGGACGAGGAGGCGATTGTGTTTCAGAAATGTAGTTTCGTTCAATAAAATGAGGGACTCACTGCATTAAAAAGTAGAACCACCTCCGTTTTTTCCTTCCCAGTTTGTTGTAAAATTTTCTGGTCTGCTGCAAATAAAGTTGTCCTTGATGAAACACAAATATGGCTGTAAAGTATAGATGCCGTCTAATCCAGTAATAAGCTTAATGCGGCTTCTTGTGCATGGCTGCTAGTCTTTGAATTGGCACATTACTATCTTCGGGAATATGAAGtcatctttaaaaattaaaaagaaaaaaaaactttgggGATATGAAGAGTGTAATTGCAGACATAAGCTAAAGGTAGCTTAACATGTGAAATTCTGCTATTGTAGCAATCTATATGCACATCGTCCTAATGCTGTGAAAGTATTTCGTAGACTCACTAGTTTAATCTCCAATTGGATGTGCTTATGTTATAGGAGCTAATTGGACCATGTGGTTATAGCCTTTTTGTCATCAAGTGTTCCGAACCCTTTGTTTCAAACCTTTTATCTGTATTTTTTGTTGGTGGCATAGATACGCTTGCCCAGATTCCTTATTGATCACTCCAAAATTTGAAGGAGTCTTGATTGAGCTGAAGTATCAACAATTCATCAAATAGATGATATTGGCATCCCAGTCTAGTTCTTGTTCTTACAACAATAGAATGTGTAAATAAAGCAGCACAACTTTGTACAGAAGTGAAATGtagatttattcttttaaatgtcTTTATTGTAAATGAACAGAAAGAACATGTATGCCTTCCATGAAACAAGCCCATCTtggtggaagaataattgatgTCCTTTATATTAGTAATCAGTCGGGTCAGTTTTTTCAGATTGGAACCTAGACTGAACTTAACTGCCTGTGAATGAATGTTCTCCAAGAAAAAAGGGATATCTAAACTTTTTAAAGATCAAGAACCAGTTCTATATCAAGAGTTATGCAGTGTGAGCCATCTTATGAGATTCTCGATTCGGcctttttatatttgtatatttctAGATAGATATTAGGTTTATATTACTTAAGATATTGGTTTTGTGTTGGCTTTGGACAATTACTTCATTCATGTTTTTCTTTTAGCAGTGAATTTCTCGCCATATATGAGTGAGCAGTACAAAATGATTGCAGATTCTGCCAGAATAGAATGTCATATAGATACAGATGTGGACAACAAAATGATAGAAAGTTCAGGTGGAAGAGATGTTTGTGAGTCAGCAAGTGGAGTAATGCTTGATTTATATGATGACAGAGACTTGGTTGTTCCTGAAATAGATGAGAATATGCAGCCATATATTGGAATGGAGTTCGATTCTGAAGAGGCTGCTATGGTGTTCTATGATGCATATGCAACGCGTATTGGCTTTATAATCCGCATTGGTAATTGCCATCGTTCAAGCCGCGATGGATCAGTTATTAGTCGCAGATTTCTCTGTAACAAAGAAGGTTTCCGTGTAAAAAGTAAGAAAGTCAAGAAGCTTGAAGTGAGGAAGCCAAGGGAGATAACTAGGGAGGGATGCAAGGCAATGATAATGGTGAGGAAGGAGAAGTCTGGTAAATGGGTTGTCACAAAACTTGAAACAAAGCATAGTCACCCATTGGGAATACCTGCTGGGAAGGTTCGTCAACCTACAGTTCAAGCTGGGCCACAGGTTTGCTGAAATTATATTTGCTGTTTTGTTTTTGCTTCTCCTTTTGTGACTAATTTTCTAGATCTTTtgttctctctgtctctgtgtTAATGTTTCCCTTCAGTAAAATTTGACTTCCTTTTTAGTCCCTGTTCTTAAGTTTGTTCTTCcctctcctttcttctctagtTTGTCATATGCCTCTCTTGAGGGAGAGTCATGTTGTCCTAgaagttgtttttcttttttttttctcacttttgatTATAATATAGTCAGCATCACCTTTTGAATAGTCAATACTAAGGAGAACAAGGTTTGAAGTTGCCAAAATGGAAAATACAAGTCATAGTTAtgctcacacacacacacacacatatatatattttggaagtcaaaagaaattatttaaactaaaccTAGTCAAATCAGATCTTGACCAAAATATATCCAAAATGCATATGGGTGACAAGTACAGGACCTTGCTGAGTAATTGGTGATTACAGTTCTTACATATGGAAAGGTCCTTGGGTGGCTAATATGTCCCAATTAAGACCATGGTGTCATCCACATTTAGAATCATGATTCTTCAAGGAGTGTTTACTCTTATTGATTGGCCAAGTGTCTCTTGGAAGGCTTGTTTGCTTTTTAAAATGTTTGATAAACAATCTgtgtcaaattttgaaaatgctaATCCCTATGGTGCCCTTTGTGCAGTCTTATAGCGTTGGATTTCTGACAAATCAAGTTCCTTCTCTGCTAATTCTAACCATCAATGATCAGAAACCTTTAGAGCTGCttccttgtttctttttctgAGTTCTAGAGAGTGGAAGAAGTCGGGTTTTAATGCTGCATAATAGTTTGAATATCATGTTCAGCTGTATCCTGTTTAATGCTATCCTAATTTCCTAAGGAAACTGATTTTGGCATAACAATTAAGTTCAACTGTAATTTTTTGGCTtatccaaaaaaagaaaataaaaaaaaatgctagcAGCAGCCACTATTGGCTCCAGTCTCTCTTTGACCAAAAAATTTCTATTTGCAggatgaaaaggaaaagaaaatccGGCAGTTGTCTGTGCAGCTTCAACGTGCAAACCAACAACTAGTAGAGTGCCGTAAGCAACTGGATGTAGTTTTGAAAGATGTAGAACAGCATATGAACCACCTCACAAAGAGCATCCACGAAATagttgaaaatataaaagaaattgaagacgAGGGAGAAGAGCAATTGTAGCAAAGTCAATGAATACATACTGGCTCTGGTGCATTTCTACCTTCCCTTCCTAACTATTAGTTGAATACTAGTTATGGCTACATCTAGTTCCTTTTCCATCATATATCTATCAtactcatttttcatttttttccttttcttttctttttccattttattatcaaattgtGCAATTCAGCAAGTGAATGATTTATAGGCATTGGAAAGATTTGGCATTTGTTATGAGCTTGTAGAGGCTTGATAatgctttaattttttgaatgattttgttGCTGCATGGGTATTTTGCAGAAACCTGTGTTCTAAACTCGGGACTGGCACATCCTTCTCTAGAACTACTAGCAAAGATCATAACAGGTTCTTTGCCATTGGAAGTGCATATCGCATTCATTCAGAAGTACATTACACTATTTTGGTTTTATAAAGTGATTCTGTACATTTCCTACAGCCTGCAGTAATAGGAAATCTTCAGTCAATTTGCATGCAGAACCCTTTTGCAGGAGATTGTGCATTATCAAGCACCATGCCTGTGATACCCGTTTAACGGAAGTATGCCTCCTGCTATCTGCAAGTTGTCGCCTTGTACTTGATTAATTCAATATGGCATCTACATTTTGGATTTTGGTGCCTGCAAGGAGGGAAACCAGTTTGCCGCAATTATATACAATGGCATGGCGTTTGCACCGGAAAGAAATGGGTATGTGACTGTGAGTGGCATCATCTCCCCTTGAAAGACTGTTGAAGTGTCTTCTTTGTTTCGCTCGCTTGCTCTCTCTACATACATATAGATAGTGAATTTGAATTCACTCCTCACGACTATATTCCTTTGTCGGCCTCTTCATCACCATTCCTGGTGCCGTGATACCAGCAGCATTGAGCTGACAAGAAGCTGTTGGGCTTTGAGGTCACCTCTTTCAGTTTCATCTCAAGCTGGCGATcaacatcttcatcttcatcggCATGGAAATTGATGATTCCACTTGAGATTCTCATTAAGGACCTTACATTACGGTATCATTATCAACCTCAATTGTTGTATAGGTGAGTTGATGGTCAATGTTGTTGATATCCTGTAGGGTTGTCTGTTTGTGGATTGTGGTGTTATTTACTCTTCAGTTAATCTAATACTAGAGCtacatcatcaatcatcaatcaaCATTCCGGCATAGAATTTTCCTTTATCGTGTGGCCCTCTAACTTGCACTCTGGCTTAGAGTTAAGAGTTTGGTTTAATGTGGAGAAAATGGATTAACAAGCAAGaactaaaatgaaataatgTTAATGAATTACAAAgaaagaattaaagaaaaggACAGAAAAATAACTGAGTcagttattatttattaattgttaaCAACCTTTGTCTTGTCTTGCCTTAATGATACatctaatttcataaaatattaataagagACTTTTAAATTTGAGTGTTGATAATGATattatcattaataatttattagaaattattcaaccctttcatatatataatataaataatggaatcatttaaaaaaaaattgaacaaacttatatttttatatttgtactttcatgtttttttttttttgtaattatttcaattttttattatttcgattatatttttgtacttgtatttttaaattaatttaatttttatattttaatttttttgggtgtGATagcttgaattttttattattttaattatacatatttgtatttttaagtaaatttaacatttatatttaacgtgtaaaaaaaaaaagtgagatgaATTAGttttttgagttaaaattttaattaatttgttaaatttaaaacattgtCAGCAACCACTTTCTTTCATCTTTATATTCTTTTACTTTCTTGACCatacatattataatttttttacacataatcAACAAGTAttgattatcttattttattatcttttatatGTCAAATagaagttaaattgattaaaaaatataaatatatgaatataattgaaataataaaaaatttaagttgttaaaaaaattaaaatataaaagttaaattaatttaaaatataaatttaaaagtataattaaaataataaaaaaattaaataatgatcTGAAAAACACATAatacataacaaaaatattagattggacaaaaaaatttaatcttaaTCACCTGCCCAATTAACATTGATATGGTTTCTGTTTAGTTGGATGGATTTGGATTGTTGAGAAACTTTGAGTGattgtcaaaaatataatttaaaaaaataataatactccCTTCTTAATGTAATGGCTGGCTGGTTAGTTTGGGTTCTGGAAGGAAAAGGAATAGTTTGAGAATATATTTTGGAGGCGGtggtattttgaaaaacaaatttaagaaaaatttaccCCAACCTTCTGCCTCCAGACCCCAGACTGTTTGAAACCCTAATTTCCCCGTTTTATTCGACTTGGACCTTCGCTCTCCCATGGACTCTCTGCTCGCAAACTATGCCTCTTCAGACGAAGAAGCACCAGGACCAGGCCACCTCCGATCGCAAAATCCGGATCATCCCTCTGAATCCGCCGGAAGAAGGTCACCGCCTTCCTCGAAAatcttctcctctctcttctcttcgcTTCCACCTCCAAAATCCCACCTCCCGATCCCAACCGATCTCTCATCTACAAAGCCCACCACCaatcaagaagaagaggaggaggaggaggaggaggaggaaccGCAATCAGGACAGCTTGAACCCGAATCTTATCCTGTTTTCTCGTCGCTTCCTCAACCCAAGTTCCGCGATGCCCTCCTCAATCCGCCGGTTTCTTCTCCAAATCCCGAGAAGAAAATTGTTGTGCAGTTGAAGCTTCCGATAAACCCTCTCATCATCAAGTCTGGCGCTGGCAATGTCGACGACGATGAGGATGATGGCGGTAGAGAAGTTAAAAAACGTGAGAAATCTATTACGCAACCGTCATCGGTTAAATCGTTCCTATCGAGTATTCCTGCGCCCAAGAACTCCTCTTCGGCATTGGGCGCGGCGCCCACTGCTTCAGGTTCAGGAAGGAGATCGATTCTCGAAGCGAATTTGCCTGCATCGACTTCAAAGGCTTTTGGCACCGAAAGCACCAAAACGGGTGCTAATCCAGACGTTTGGAGCTATGATGGGCAATGGCCCTCTGCTTCATCAGGTGATTTGGGGAATTCTTGTTCTGAATATGCAGTTGCCAATAGTGACGCATCTGGCTGGGCTACTGCCAATGCAAATTATGAAAACTATTACAGTCATCCCAACCATGGAAGCTACGATGATTACGGGCAATATGAGCATGAGAGCAATTGGGGCGATGGCTCCACTGCAATGATGCCATCGGGTTCAGAAATCTTGGGGAATGAAGCAGGGGAAAGTTTGGCGAAAATTTCGGGGAAGAGAGGTAGGAATGGGGTTCCTCGGGAAATAGTTGAGGTGAAGCAGGATGAATTGATTAGGAATCGGCCCCGGGAGGACCAGGTCAGGTTAACTGGAATGGCGTTTGGGCCCTCATACAAGGTACTGAAATCTAGTCTTCTATCCCTCGTTGAACTCGAATTCTAGTTAATACGACCCTTGCAAAACGAGGAGTTTCTTGCAGTGGAGACGCCTTCTAATTTAGTTGCCTTTTCTGAATGGATGAATTTATCTTTCTTGCAGCCTGTTTCAACAAAGGGGAAACCAACAAAGTTGCATAAGAGGAAGCATCAGATTGGTTCTTTGTACTACGATGTGAAGCAGAAAGAAATGGAGCTTGCAGAGCGCCGCTCCAAAGGGTTACTCACCAAAGCTCAAACACAAGCCAAGTATGGGTGGTGAGAAATCAATCCATCAAGGTGACTTGCAGAACATTTCTTATGTTGTGTAATAATCTATCTGTTAATTCAAGGTGCTTTTTATCTTTAGCCTTTCCTCATCATAGAAGAGGAAATGCTCACCAATTTAGTAACAGACCAGGAAATTCATGTTTCTGAGACTGGGAACGTGTTGCTTATCTTTGGAATATGTTGAGAGAAAAACATTAGATATGTGAATGtattagtattatttattttgacagGGAAAGCAAACTGTGGATGATTAAAATACTGAATTTCCCCaacttcattttttatattatcgGATGGAATGATTTCTCACTGTGAAGGATGCATTTCAAACTAGCGCCATGTGCAAAGATGGGAATATTTGTGTGGGGGTGGGGCACTGTTGGCTAGATTGGATTCTGATGGCGAGTTACCGTATTGCAGCTATGAGTATGGAGTAACAGAAGAACCAAGTTATTTCAGACTCCTGTTGGAAAGCTATTG
It contains:
- the LOC127796192 gene encoding protein FAR1-RELATED SEQUENCE 6-like isoform X1, yielding MSEQYKMIADSARIECHIDTDVDNKMIESSGGRDVCESASGVMLDLYDDRDLVVPEIDENMQPYIGMEFDSEEAAMVFYDAYATRIGFIIRIGNCHRSSRDGSVISRRFLCNKEGFRVKSKKVKKLEVRKPREITREGCKAMIMVRKEKSGKWVVTKLETKHSHPLGIPAGKVRQPTVQAGPQDEKEKKIRQLSVQLQRANQQLVECRKQLDVVLKDVEQHMNHLTKSIHEIVENIKEIEDEGEEQL
- the LOC127796192 gene encoding protein FAR-RED IMPAIRED RESPONSE 1-like isoform X2 → MIESSGGRDVCESASGVMLDLYDDRDLVVPEIDENMQPYIGMEFDSEEAAMVFYDAYATRIGFIIRIGNCHRSSRDGSVISRRFLCNKEGFRVKSKKVKKLEVRKPREITREGCKAMIMVRKEKSGKWVVTKLETKHSHPLGIPAGKVRQPTVQAGPQDEKEKKIRQLSVQLQRANQQLVECRKQLDVVLKDVEQHMNHLTKSIHEIVENIKEIEDEGEEQL
- the LOC127797073 gene encoding uncharacterized protein LOC127797073 translates to MDSLLANYASSDEEAPGPGHLRSQNPDHPSESAGRRSPPSSKIFSSLFSSLPPPKSHLPIPTDLSSTKPTTNQEEEEEEEEEEEPQSGQLEPESYPVFSSLPQPKFRDALLNPPVSSPNPEKKIVVQLKLPINPLIIKSGAGNVDDDEDDGGREVKKREKSITQPSSVKSFLSSIPAPKNSSSALGAAPTASGSGRRSILEANLPASTSKAFGTESTKTGANPDVWSYDGQWPSASSGDLGNSCSEYAVANSDASGWATANANYENYYSHPNHGSYDDYGQYEHESNWGDGSTAMMPSGSEILGNEAGESLAKISGKRGRNGVPREIVEVKQDELIRNRPREDQVRLTGMAFGPSYKPVSTKGKPTKLHKRKHQIGSLYYDVKQKEMELAERRSKGLLTKAQTQAKYGW